GCCGGCGCCGTGACCGGCTCCTTCGACCGTACGATCTCGCTGCTCGAGAAGATCCTGCCGACCGACCAGGTCGCCATGATCATGGAAGAGATCCGCGGCCCCGCCGGCCGCAACATGTGGCAGAAGCTCGGCAACATCGACGCCGTGGTGCTCGCCAACTTCCTGAAGAACGAATACCCGCAGACGATCGCGGTGATCCTCTCCAAGATCCGGCCGGACCATGCCGCCAATGTGCTGCGCAACCTGCCGAACGATCTCTCGATCGAGGTGGTCGGGCGAATGCTGCGGCTCGAATCGGTGCAGAAGGAAGCGCTCGACCATATCGAGAACACGCTGCGCACCGAGTTCGTCGCGACGCTGACCCAGACGCGGCGGCGCGACCCGCACGAGATGATGGCCGAGATCTTCAACGGCTTCGACCGCCAGACCGAGATGCGCTTCCTCTCCGCGCTCGACGTCTCCAACCAGGATTCGGCGGCGCGCATCCGGGCGCTGATGTTCACCTTCGAGGATCTCGGCAAGCTCGATCCGGCGGGCCTGCAGACCTTGATGCGCCAGGTCGACAAGGACACGCTGACCCGGGCGCTCAAGGGGGCCAGTGAGGCGATGCGCGTCTTCTTCTTCAGCGCCATGTCGCAGCGCGCCGTCAAGAACATGCAGGACGACATTCAGAGCCTCGGGCCGCTGCGGCTCAAGGAGGTCGACGAGGCGCAGCAGAAGCTCGTCGCGCTGACCAAGGACCTCGCCGACAAGGGCGAGATCATCCTGTCCAAGGGCAATGCCGAAGACGAGCTGGTCTATTGACGATGGGCAGCGCGACCAAGTTCACCTTCGGGACGGATTTCCGCGAAGGTGGCCGCAGGGCGGCAGGCGAAGCCGACATCGCGGCAGCACGTGCCGAGGGTTTCGCTGCCGGCGCCGAGCAGGGGCGGCGCGAGGCGGAAGGCCAGCTCAACGCGCTGGTCGCCCAGCTGGCGCGGGCCGCCGAGCGTCTGGTCGCACAGGAAGCGACCCATGCGGCCGAGGTCGAGGCGCGCGCAGCCTATGTCGCCATCGTCGCGGCGCGGGCGCTGGCGGGCGCGGCACTGGGCGAGCGGCCGCTCGCGGGCCTGGAGCAGGCGCTGCGCGAGTGCCTCGCACATGCGCGGCTCGCGCCGCATCTGGTGATGCGGGTGAACGAGGGCGCCGTGGAATCAGCCGAGGCGCTGGTCAAGCGCCTCGCGCAGGAGACCGGCTTCGCCGGGCGCCTGGTGGTGCTGGGCGAGCCCGACATCGCGCCCGGGGACGGGCGCATCGAATGGGCCGAGGGCGGCTTCGTGATCGAGCGGGAGCGGCTGGGACAACTGGTCGACCAGGCCGTTGCGACAGCGTTTCCCGGCTTTCGGCCCCCTGTGGAGTAAGGACGCGCGATGAGCACGGACAACGATCTCAAGCTGCCGCCTCTCAATCCGGCAGATCTCTCCTTCGACCACAACGACAGCTCGGTCGCGCGGTCGGGGCCGGTGCCGGTCAAGACGGCGGAAGACCTCGAACAGGTCTTCGACGTGCCGGTGAACGTCTCCGCCGTGCTCGGCTCGTCGAAGATCGCGATCGGCGACCTGCTGCAGATCGTGCCCGGCGCCGTGCTGGAGCTCGACCGGCGTGTCGGCGAGGCAATCGACATCTTCGTCAACGAGCGCCTCGTGGCGCGCGGGGAGGTCGTCGTCGTGGAGGACCGGCTCGGCGTCACCATGACCGAAATCATCAAGGCCGACCGGTAAGTCCCGGCCGACCCGTCACGTCTTTACGCAGGAGGGCCTCAGCCATGCGTCTCATCATTGCCGGCGGTCTCAAGGGACAGCTCATCGCGGCCGCCAAGATCGCGATCGCGCATGGCGCCAACGTCACCCATACCGAAAGCCTGGAGCAGACGCTGGCCGTGCTGCGCTCCAAGGGCGCCGACCTGCTGATGGTCGAGGTCACGCTGCCGGTGGCGCAGTTCGTGGCGGCGCTCGAGGCCGAGCGCATCCGCACCCCGATCGTCGCCTGCGGCACCTCGACGGATGCCCGGGCCGCGGTGGCGGCGATCCAGGCCGGCGCGCGCGAATACGTGCCCCTTCCGCCCGATCCGGAGCTGATCGCGGCCGTTCTGGAGGCCGTCGCGGCCGACCAGTCCAGCCTGATCTGGAAGGACCCGGCGATGGAGCGGGTGGTCCAGCTCGTCGGCCAGATCGCGCGCTCGGACGCGCCCGTGCTGGTGACCGGCGAAAGCGGCACCGGCAAGGAGGTGATCGCACGGCATCTGCATCAGAAGTCGCTGCGCAAGGACAAGCCCTTCGTCGCGGTCAACTGTGCCGCGATCCCCGATAATCTGCTGGAATCCGAGCTGTTCGGCCATGAGAAGGGCGCCTTCACCGGCGCCATCGCGCGCCGCATCGGCAAGTTCGAGGAGGCCAATGGCGGCACACTGCTGCTGGACGAAATCTCGGAGATGGATGTCCGCCTGCAGGCCAAGCTGCTGCGCGCGCTACAGGAGCGGATGATCGATCGCGTCGGCGGCACGACGCCGGTGAAGGTGGATTTGCGCATCATCGCCACCTCGAACCGCAATCTCGGTGACGCGGTGCGGGAAGGCTCGTTCCGGGAGGACCTGTTCTACCGCCTCAACGTCGTGCATCTGCGGCTGCCGGCGCTGCGCGAGCGGCCGGGCGACATTCTGGCCCTGGCCGATCACTTCGCCCGCAAATATGCCGAGCTGAACGGCATGCCGCTGCGGCCGATCGCGCCGGATGCGCGCAAGCTGCTGCTGACCAACGCCTGGCGCGGCAACGTCCGGGAACTGGAGAACACGATCCACCGCGCCGTGCTGCTGGCGCGCGGCAACGAAATCGGCACCGAAGCGGTGATGACCCCCGAGGGCGAGACGCTTGGCCCCGCCTCTGGACGCGACAGCGCCGCCCGTGCCGCTCAGACCGCCGAGGCCATGACACGCTCGCTGGTCGGCCATACGGTGGCCGATGTCGAGCGCGAACTGATCCTCGACACGCTCGACCATTGCCTGGGGAACCGCACCCATGCGGCCAAGATCCTGGGAATCTCGATCCGCACGCTGCGCAACAAGCTGAGCGAATACACCTCCGCCGGGATCACCGTGGCGGAGCCGGGTCAGGCGCGCGTCAGCGCGCTCTGACCCTTCGCAGCCGCGTCACCAACGGCGGCGGTAGTAGCGCGGACGCGCATAGTACCGCGGACGGGCATAGTAGCGGGGCCGGGCATAGTAGCGCGGCCGGTAATAGGCCCGCGGGCGGGCGTAATAGCGCGGCCGGCGACGATAATAATAGTACTGGCTGTAGTCGGCCTCGGCCTTGTCGAGCCCGTCCTTGACCTCGGCCGTGACGGCCTCGTCATCGCGCGCCGGCACGGGAGCCGGGGTCGGCGCCGGCTGGGGCTGGGCCGCCTCGGCAACGGCCATGCCGCCCAGGCTGGCTGCCGCCATGCCGCCGATCAGAGACATGATGAATGAACGTCTGTCCACGAGATCCTCCGATGGATGTTGTCGTTGCACCGTCGCCGGCATCCTAGGGGCAAAAGGACGGTTTGGGATAATGCATTCGGATGATGCTTTGTTCCGTTCGGTATCAATTGCGCTGAACCCGCGGCGACGGGCCGGCTGCAGGCGTAGCGTCAATCGGCTGCGTTGAGCGGGCGGGCGATGCTTTCGAGCGGGCGTCGTTCCGCGGGGATCGCAAAACGGGCCGCGATGACCGCCGCCGCCAGCATCAATGCGGCGCCCAGCAGGTAGCCGGCGAAGACGCTGCCGCGCGAGCCGGTGTCGATCAGCGCCCCGAAGAGCCAGGGTCCGGCGACGCCGCCGACACCGGTTCCCACCGCATAGAAGGCCGCGATCGCCAACGCGCGCATCTCGACCGGGAAGGTCTCGCTGACGGTCAGATAGGCCGAGCTCGCCGCGGCGGAGGCGAAGAAGAAGACCACGCTCCAGCACAGGGTGAGCTGCTGCGCAGTCAGGACGTCCCGCCAGAACAGATAGCCCGTGCCCGTCAGCAGCAGGCCCGACAGGGCGTAGGTCGCGGCGATCATTGTCCGGCGGCCGACCGTGTCGAACAGGCGCCCGAGGATCAGCGGACCCAGGAAGTTGCCGGCCGCGAAGGGCAGGATGAACCAGCCGATGGACTGGGAGGGGACTTTGTAGAAGTCCGTGAGGATCAGCGCATAGGTGAAGAAGATGGCGTTGTAGAAGAAGGCCTGCGCGACCATCAGCGACAGCCCGACCAGCGCGCGCGGGCGATGGACGACGAAGAGGACGTGGAAGACCTCTCGAAGCGGCGTCACCGCACGCGGCCTCAGATGGGTGAGAGGCAGGCGTTCGCCGGGGTCATAGGTGACGCCGGCGCGAGCCTCGATCGCCGCGACGATGGCCTCCGCCTCCTGCGTGCGGCCATGGCCGATCAGCCAGCGCGGACTCTCCGGGATCCACTGCCGCAGAACGAGGATGATCAGGCCCAGGGCTGCGCCGATGAAGAAGGCCAGGCGCCAGCCGATTTCGGGGTCGATGACCGCCGGATCGAGCAGGACGATGGCCCCTACGGCGCCGAGCGCTGCGCCGATCCAGAAGGAGCCGTTGATGACGAGATCGACCCAACCTCGCACCCGCGCCGGGACGAGCTCCTGGATGGTCGAGTTGATGGCCGTGTATTCCCCGCCAATGCCCATGCCGGTGAAGAAGCGGAAGACGATGAAGCTCCAGAAATTCCAGGAGAAGGCGGTGGCCGCCGTCGCCGCCAGATAGACCAGCAGCGTCAGGGTGAAGAGCTTCTTGCGGCCGAGCCGGTCCGTCAGCCAGCCGAAGAAGAGAGCGCCGATGACGGCGCCGGCGAGATAGGCCGCCCCGGCCATGCCGACCTCGGCATTGCTGAAGCGCAGAACCGGGCTGTCCTTCAGCGCGCCGGAGACCGAGCCCGCCAGCGTCACCTCCAAGCCGTCGAGGATCCAGGTCACGCCGAGCGCGACCACCACCAGCGTATGGAAGGGCGACCATGGAAGCCGGTCGAGCCGGGCGGGGATCGCCGTGGCGATCACGCCGGGCGCCGGCCCTGCACTGGGGACGGGCTCTGCCATGTGAAAGGACCTCCAGGCTCGCCCTGCGTCCCGGATCGACGGGGCGCCACGAAAAAGGGCGGCGGCTTGCGCCGCCGCCCCTCGATTGTCGCGCTCAGCGCACGATGATGCGGCGCCGGACCACCGGACCGCGACGGCGGCCATAATAGGGGCGCGGACGGCGGCGCACGATGACGCGCTCGCGCACGATCGGGCGGCGATAGGGCCCGCGGCGACGAACGACGCGCTCGCGCACCACGACCTGGTTGAAATCGGCATCGGTCTTGTCGAGGGCCGCCTTCGTCGCG
This portion of the Bosea sp. OAE506 genome encodes:
- the fliG gene encoding flagellar motor switch protein FliG — its product is MTGPQRAAVILLVLGEEHGRKIWSEFDDEEIRIITRAMAELGTVDSDDVERLMLDFVGKLSSAGAVTGSFDRTISLLEKILPTDQVAMIMEEIRGPAGRNMWQKLGNIDAVVLANFLKNEYPQTIAVILSKIRPDHAANVLRNLPNDLSIEVVGRMLRLESVQKEALDHIENTLRTEFVATLTQTRRRDPHEMMAEIFNGFDRQTEMRFLSALDVSNQDSAARIRALMFTFEDLGKLDPAGLQTLMRQVDKDTLTRALKGASEAMRVFFFSAMSQRAVKNMQDDIQSLGPLRLKEVDEAQQKLVALTKDLADKGEIILSKGNAEDELVY
- a CDS encoding FliH/SctL family protein — protein: MGSATKFTFGTDFREGGRRAAGEADIAAARAEGFAAGAEQGRREAEGQLNALVAQLARAAERLVAQEATHAAEVEARAAYVAIVAARALAGAALGERPLAGLEQALRECLAHARLAPHLVMRVNEGAVESAEALVKRLAQETGFAGRLVVLGEPDIAPGDGRIEWAEGGFVIERERLGQLVDQAVATAFPGFRPPVE
- the fliN gene encoding flagellar motor switch protein FliN; this encodes MSTDNDLKLPPLNPADLSFDHNDSSVARSGPVPVKTAEDLEQVFDVPVNVSAVLGSSKIAIGDLLQIVPGAVLELDRRVGEAIDIFVNERLVARGEVVVVEDRLGVTMTEIIKADR
- a CDS encoding sigma-54 dependent transcriptional regulator — its product is MRLIIAGGLKGQLIAAAKIAIAHGANVTHTESLEQTLAVLRSKGADLLMVEVTLPVAQFVAALEAERIRTPIVACGTSTDARAAVAAIQAGAREYVPLPPDPELIAAVLEAVAADQSSLIWKDPAMERVVQLVGQIARSDAPVLVTGESGTGKEVIARHLHQKSLRKDKPFVAVNCAAIPDNLLESELFGHEKGAFTGAIARRIGKFEEANGGTLLLDEISEMDVRLQAKLLRALQERMIDRVGGTTPVKVDLRIIATSNRNLGDAVREGSFREDLFYRLNVVHLRLPALRERPGDILALADHFARKYAELNGMPLRPIAPDARKLLLTNAWRGNVRELENTIHRAVLLARGNEIGTEAVMTPEGETLGPASGRDSAARAAQTAEAMTRSLVGHTVADVERELILDTLDHCLGNRTHAAKILGISIRTLRNKLSEYTSAGITVAEPGQARVSAL
- a CDS encoding MFS transporter, with amino-acid sequence MAEPVPSAGPAPGVIATAIPARLDRLPWSPFHTLVVVALGVTWILDGLEVTLAGSVSGALKDSPVLRFSNAEVGMAGAAYLAGAVIGALFFGWLTDRLGRKKLFTLTLLVYLAATAATAFSWNFWSFIVFRFFTGMGIGGEYTAINSTIQELVPARVRGWVDLVINGSFWIGAALGAVGAIVLLDPAVIDPEIGWRLAFFIGAALGLIILVLRQWIPESPRWLIGHGRTQEAEAIVAAIEARAGVTYDPGERLPLTHLRPRAVTPLREVFHVLFVVHRPRALVGLSLMVAQAFFYNAIFFTYALILTDFYKVPSQSIGWFILPFAAGNFLGPLILGRLFDTVGRRTMIAATYALSGLLLTGTGYLFWRDVLTAQQLTLCWSVVFFFASAAASSAYLTVSETFPVEMRALAIAAFYAVGTGVGGVAGPWLFGALIDTGSRGSVFAGYLLGAALMLAAAVIAARFAIPAERRPLESIARPLNAAD